One part of the Sebastes fasciatus isolate fSebFas1 chromosome 8, fSebFas1.pri, whole genome shotgun sequence genome encodes these proteins:
- the bcas1 gene encoding breast carcinoma-amplified sequence 1 isoform X1, translating to MGNENSKNKELNKNTKSCKKHGNGLSANVTSNGLEVTGNGDTIVQQNGEPLSLNHALESTEYVIVESDCKPADAPVISESHEPINPKEEVTESNEDQTDVSLPATDPKPETANLKQETKSLTSPESVTLDPGPEEEKAPETDNGNGEPVENQEDGNPEENPVMNFFKTLVTTKVTKKETVTPDATKVQSQKENQPAATTTVAQVSEPPAAPKGMSIPPPPPPEPPKMEIKGEPAAKPVKPTPKEEPKAAAKEPESSKGKSAKDTLSKFFRSKVQLGGKASKGKGASASGAKAPSKTAAVQTIKDAAPEPAVEVEVQPVVEVQETPVEEPKPVVVEVKSETNVEPPETAEEVAQPVVEEQMVEDVPQPVVEDEKVDPSKASTLEAAAKPEPPPPVQEEKKTASKSAFFSLFKPKVLLDHMTTKVQAASTSGVRLLRRTTGLAADPKKATPAPAAAAAETVKAKEEPKAAAKSSEAVVDNKPASVAAQAGDDAANMPKKLEKRNSIQLFFKILGQKRNSTDAGVQTEPAVAAPAAEKAK from the exons ATGGGAAACGAGAACTCCAAGAACAAAGAGCTGAACAAG aATACGAAAAGTTGTAAGAAGCATGGAAATGGCCTCTCTGCAAACGTCACATCTAATGGATTGGAGGTTACTG gtaaCGGTGACACCATAGTCCAGCAAAATGGCGAGCCCCTCTCTTTAAACCATGCCCTAGAATCGACTGAGTATGTGATCGTCGAATCAGACTGCAAACCTGCTGACGCTCCAGTTATTTCTGAAAGCCATGAACCCATCAACCCGAAGGAAGAGGTCACGGAGAGTAATGAAGATCAAACAGACGTAAGTCTTCCTGCCACTGATCCAAAGCCA GAGACAGCTAACCTAAAGCAAGAAACCAAATCATTAACGTCGCCAGAGAGTGTGACTCTAGACCCGGGTCCAGAGGAAGAAAAAGCTCCTGAAACTGACAACGGTAACGGTGAACCTGTGGAAAACCAAGAGGACGGTAACCCAGAAGAGAATCCAGTTATGAACTTCTTCAAAACACTA GTGACTACCAAAGTAACCAAAAAGGAAACAGTTACTCCTGATGCCACAAAAGTCCAG TCCCAGAAGGAGAACCAACCAGCGGCAACCACTACT GTTGCACAAGTATCTGAGCCGCCTGCAGCACCCAAAGGAATGTCTATCCCGCCACCGCCTCCTCCAGAGCCACCAAAAATGGAAATCAAGGGAGAACCAGCTGCCAAACCTGTCAAACCCACGCCAAAAGAAGAACCAAAAGCTGCCGCAAAGGAACCAGAGTCCTCAAAAGGAAAATCAGCCAAAGATACTCTGAGCAAGTTCTTCCGttcaaag GTACAACTAGGTGGCAAGGCATCCAAAGGCAAGGGGGCTTCAGCAAGTGGAGCCAAAGCCCCGTCCAAGACGGCAGCAGTG CAGACAATCAAGGATGCAGCACCAGAGCCAGCAGTAGAAGTAGAGGTACAACCAGTTGTAGAAGTACAG GAGACACCAGTGGAAGAGCCAAAGCCAGTTGTTGTAGAAGTCAAG AGTGAAACTAATGTTGAACCCCctgagacagcagaggaggtggCACAGCCAGTTGTAGAGGAGCAG ATGGTGGAAGATGTACCACAGCCAGTGGTAGAAGATGAG AAGGTGGATCCCTCAAAAGCCAGCACTCTGGAGGCCGCTGCGAAGCCAGAACCGCCACCGCCTGttcaggaagaaaagaaaacagcctCAAAATCAgccttcttttctctcttcaaGCCTAAA GTACTGTTAGACCACATGACCACAAAAGTCCAGGCAGCCTCCACAAGTGGAGTTCGGCTCCTCAGGAGAACAACTGGGCTG GCGGCCGATCCCAAGAAGGCGACCCCTGCTCcggccgcagcagcagcagagacagtTAAAGCCAAGGAGGAACCCAAAGCAGCAGCCAAGTCATCAGAGGCGGTTGTAGATAACAAACCGGCTTCAGTGGCCGCCCAAGCTGGAGACGATGCAGCCAATATGCCCAAGAAACTGGAGAAGAGGAACTCCATCCAGCTGTTCTTTAAAATTCTG GGTCAGAAACGTAACTCGACAGATGCCGGGGTCCAGACAGAGCCAGCCGTTGCTGCTCCAGCAGCTGAGAAGGCcaaatga
- the bcas1 gene encoding breast carcinoma-amplified sequence 1 isoform X2: MGNENSKNKELNKNTKSCKKHGNGLSANVTSNGLEVTGNGDTIVQQNGEPLSLNHALESTEYVIVESDCKPADAPVISESHEPINPKEEVTESNEDQTDVSLPATDPKPETANLKQETKSLTSPESVTLDPGPEEEKAPETDNGNGEPVENQEDGNPEENPVMNFFKTLVTTKVTKKETVTPDATKVQSQKENQPAATTTVSTLPVAQVSEPPAAPKGMSIPPPPPPEPPKMEIKGEPAAKPVKPTPKEEPKAAAKEPESSKGKSAKDTLSKFFRSKQTIKDAAPEPAVEVEVQPVVEVQETPVEEPKPVVVEVKMVEDVPQPVVEDEKVDPSKASTLEAAAKPEPPPPVQEEKKTASKSAFFSLFKPKAADPKKATPAPAAAAAETVKAKEEPKAAAKSSEAVVDNKPASVAAQAGDDAANMPKKLEKRNSIQLFFKILGQKRNSTDAGVQTEPAVAAPAAEKAK, translated from the exons ATGGGAAACGAGAACTCCAAGAACAAAGAGCTGAACAAG aATACGAAAAGTTGTAAGAAGCATGGAAATGGCCTCTCTGCAAACGTCACATCTAATGGATTGGAGGTTACTG gtaaCGGTGACACCATAGTCCAGCAAAATGGCGAGCCCCTCTCTTTAAACCATGCCCTAGAATCGACTGAGTATGTGATCGTCGAATCAGACTGCAAACCTGCTGACGCTCCAGTTATTTCTGAAAGCCATGAACCCATCAACCCGAAGGAAGAGGTCACGGAGAGTAATGAAGATCAAACAGACGTAAGTCTTCCTGCCACTGATCCAAAGCCA GAGACAGCTAACCTAAAGCAAGAAACCAAATCATTAACGTCGCCAGAGAGTGTGACTCTAGACCCGGGTCCAGAGGAAGAAAAAGCTCCTGAAACTGACAACGGTAACGGTGAACCTGTGGAAAACCAAGAGGACGGTAACCCAGAAGAGAATCCAGTTATGAACTTCTTCAAAACACTA GTGACTACCAAAGTAACCAAAAAGGAAACAGTTACTCCTGATGCCACAAAAGTCCAG TCCCAGAAGGAGAACCAACCAGCGGCAACCACTACTGTGAGCACATTGCCC GTTGCACAAGTATCTGAGCCGCCTGCAGCACCCAAAGGAATGTCTATCCCGCCACCGCCTCCTCCAGAGCCACCAAAAATGGAAATCAAGGGAGAACCAGCTGCCAAACCTGTCAAACCCACGCCAAAAGAAGAACCAAAAGCTGCCGCAAAGGAACCAGAGTCCTCAAAAGGAAAATCAGCCAAAGATACTCTGAGCAAGTTCTTCCGttcaaag CAGACAATCAAGGATGCAGCACCAGAGCCAGCAGTAGAAGTAGAGGTACAACCAGTTGTAGAAGTACAG GAGACACCAGTGGAAGAGCCAAAGCCAGTTGTTGTAGAAGTCAAG ATGGTGGAAGATGTACCACAGCCAGTGGTAGAAGATGAG AAGGTGGATCCCTCAAAAGCCAGCACTCTGGAGGCCGCTGCGAAGCCAGAACCGCCACCGCCTGttcaggaagaaaagaaaacagcctCAAAATCAgccttcttttctctcttcaaGCCTAAA GCGGCCGATCCCAAGAAGGCGACCCCTGCTCcggccgcagcagcagcagagacagtTAAAGCCAAGGAGGAACCCAAAGCAGCAGCCAAGTCATCAGAGGCGGTTGTAGATAACAAACCGGCTTCAGTGGCCGCCCAAGCTGGAGACGATGCAGCCAATATGCCCAAGAAACTGGAGAAGAGGAACTCCATCCAGCTGTTCTTTAAAATTCTG GGTCAGAAACGTAACTCGACAGATGCCGGGGTCCAGACAGAGCCAGCCGTTGCTGCTCCAGCAGCTGAGAAGGCcaaatga
- the bcas1 gene encoding breast carcinoma-amplified sequence 1 isoform X3, with protein sequence MGNENSKNKELNKNTKSCKKHGNGLSANVTSNGLEVTGNGDTIVQQNGEPLSLNHALESTEYVIVESDCKPADAPVISESHEPINPKEEVTESNEDQTDVSLPATDPKPETANLKQETKSLTSPESVTLDPGPEEEKAPETDNGNGEPVENQEDGNPEENPVMNFFKTLVTTKVTKKETVTPDATKVQSQKENQPAATTTVAQVSEPPAAPKGMSIPPPPPPEPPKMEIKGEPAAKPVKPTPKEEPKAAAKEPESSKGKSAKDTLSKFFRSKQTIKDAAPEPAVEVEVQPVVEVQETPVEEPKPVVVEVKMVEDVPQPVVEDEKVDPSKASTLEAAAKPEPPPPVQEEKKTASKSAFFSLFKPKAADPKKATPAPAAAAAETVKAKEEPKAAAKSSEAVVDNKPASVAAQAGDDAANMPKKLEKRNSIQLFFKILGQKRNSTDAGVQTEPAVAAPAAEKAK encoded by the exons ATGGGAAACGAGAACTCCAAGAACAAAGAGCTGAACAAG aATACGAAAAGTTGTAAGAAGCATGGAAATGGCCTCTCTGCAAACGTCACATCTAATGGATTGGAGGTTACTG gtaaCGGTGACACCATAGTCCAGCAAAATGGCGAGCCCCTCTCTTTAAACCATGCCCTAGAATCGACTGAGTATGTGATCGTCGAATCAGACTGCAAACCTGCTGACGCTCCAGTTATTTCTGAAAGCCATGAACCCATCAACCCGAAGGAAGAGGTCACGGAGAGTAATGAAGATCAAACAGACGTAAGTCTTCCTGCCACTGATCCAAAGCCA GAGACAGCTAACCTAAAGCAAGAAACCAAATCATTAACGTCGCCAGAGAGTGTGACTCTAGACCCGGGTCCAGAGGAAGAAAAAGCTCCTGAAACTGACAACGGTAACGGTGAACCTGTGGAAAACCAAGAGGACGGTAACCCAGAAGAGAATCCAGTTATGAACTTCTTCAAAACACTA GTGACTACCAAAGTAACCAAAAAGGAAACAGTTACTCCTGATGCCACAAAAGTCCAG TCCCAGAAGGAGAACCAACCAGCGGCAACCACTACT GTTGCACAAGTATCTGAGCCGCCTGCAGCACCCAAAGGAATGTCTATCCCGCCACCGCCTCCTCCAGAGCCACCAAAAATGGAAATCAAGGGAGAACCAGCTGCCAAACCTGTCAAACCCACGCCAAAAGAAGAACCAAAAGCTGCCGCAAAGGAACCAGAGTCCTCAAAAGGAAAATCAGCCAAAGATACTCTGAGCAAGTTCTTCCGttcaaag CAGACAATCAAGGATGCAGCACCAGAGCCAGCAGTAGAAGTAGAGGTACAACCAGTTGTAGAAGTACAG GAGACACCAGTGGAAGAGCCAAAGCCAGTTGTTGTAGAAGTCAAG ATGGTGGAAGATGTACCACAGCCAGTGGTAGAAGATGAG AAGGTGGATCCCTCAAAAGCCAGCACTCTGGAGGCCGCTGCGAAGCCAGAACCGCCACCGCCTGttcaggaagaaaagaaaacagcctCAAAATCAgccttcttttctctcttcaaGCCTAAA GCGGCCGATCCCAAGAAGGCGACCCCTGCTCcggccgcagcagcagcagagacagtTAAAGCCAAGGAGGAACCCAAAGCAGCAGCCAAGTCATCAGAGGCGGTTGTAGATAACAAACCGGCTTCAGTGGCCGCCCAAGCTGGAGACGATGCAGCCAATATGCCCAAGAAACTGGAGAAGAGGAACTCCATCCAGCTGTTCTTTAAAATTCTG GGTCAGAAACGTAACTCGACAGATGCCGGGGTCCAGACAGAGCCAGCCGTTGCTGCTCCAGCAGCTGAGAAGGCcaaatga
- the bcas1 gene encoding breast carcinoma-amplified sequence 1 isoform X5, which produces MGNENSKNKELNKNTKSCKKHGNGLSANVTSNGLEVTGNGDTIVQQNGEPLSLNHALESTEYVIVESDCKPADAPVISESHEPINPKEEVTESNEDQTDETANLKQETKSLTSPESVTLDPGPEEEKAPETDNGNGEPVENQEDGNPEENPVMNFFKTLVTTKVTKKETVTPDATKVQSQKENQPAATTTVAQVSEPPAAPKGMSIPPPPPPEPPKMEIKGEPAAKPVKPTPKEEPKAAAKEPESSKGKSAKDTLSKFFRSKQTIKDAAPEPAVEVEVQPVVEVQETPVEEPKPVVVEVKMVEDVPQPVVEDEVDPSKASTLEAAAKPEPPPPVQEEKKTASKSAFFSLFKPKAADPKKATPAPAAAAAETVKAKEEPKAAAKSSEAVVDNKPASVAAQAGDDAANMPKKLEKRNSIQLFFKILGQKRNSTDAGVQTEPAVAAPAAEKAK; this is translated from the exons ATGGGAAACGAGAACTCCAAGAACAAAGAGCTGAACAAG aATACGAAAAGTTGTAAGAAGCATGGAAATGGCCTCTCTGCAAACGTCACATCTAATGGATTGGAGGTTACTG gtaaCGGTGACACCATAGTCCAGCAAAATGGCGAGCCCCTCTCTTTAAACCATGCCCTAGAATCGACTGAGTATGTGATCGTCGAATCAGACTGCAAACCTGCTGACGCTCCAGTTATTTCTGAAAGCCATGAACCCATCAACCCGAAGGAAGAGGTCACGGAGAGTAATGAAGATCAAACAGAC GAGACAGCTAACCTAAAGCAAGAAACCAAATCATTAACGTCGCCAGAGAGTGTGACTCTAGACCCGGGTCCAGAGGAAGAAAAAGCTCCTGAAACTGACAACGGTAACGGTGAACCTGTGGAAAACCAAGAGGACGGTAACCCAGAAGAGAATCCAGTTATGAACTTCTTCAAAACACTA GTGACTACCAAAGTAACCAAAAAGGAAACAGTTACTCCTGATGCCACAAAAGTCCAG TCCCAGAAGGAGAACCAACCAGCGGCAACCACTACT GTTGCACAAGTATCTGAGCCGCCTGCAGCACCCAAAGGAATGTCTATCCCGCCACCGCCTCCTCCAGAGCCACCAAAAATGGAAATCAAGGGAGAACCAGCTGCCAAACCTGTCAAACCCACGCCAAAAGAAGAACCAAAAGCTGCCGCAAAGGAACCAGAGTCCTCAAAAGGAAAATCAGCCAAAGATACTCTGAGCAAGTTCTTCCGttcaaag CAGACAATCAAGGATGCAGCACCAGAGCCAGCAGTAGAAGTAGAGGTACAACCAGTTGTAGAAGTACAG GAGACACCAGTGGAAGAGCCAAAGCCAGTTGTTGTAGAAGTCAAG ATGGTGGAAGATGTACCACAGCCAGTGGTAGAAGATGAG GTGGATCCCTCAAAAGCCAGCACTCTGGAGGCCGCTGCGAAGCCAGAACCGCCACCGCCTGttcaggaagaaaagaaaacagcctCAAAATCAgccttcttttctctcttcaaGCCTAAA GCGGCCGATCCCAAGAAGGCGACCCCTGCTCcggccgcagcagcagcagagacagtTAAAGCCAAGGAGGAACCCAAAGCAGCAGCCAAGTCATCAGAGGCGGTTGTAGATAACAAACCGGCTTCAGTGGCCGCCCAAGCTGGAGACGATGCAGCCAATATGCCCAAGAAACTGGAGAAGAGGAACTCCATCCAGCTGTTCTTTAAAATTCTG GGTCAGAAACGTAACTCGACAGATGCCGGGGTCCAGACAGAGCCAGCCGTTGCTGCTCCAGCAGCTGAGAAGGCcaaatga
- the bcas1 gene encoding breast carcinoma-amplified sequence 1 isoform X4 yields the protein MGNENSKNKELNKNTKSCKKHGNGLSANVTSNGLEVTGNGDTIVQQNGEPLSLNHALESTEYVIVESDCKPADAPVISESHEPINPKEEVTESNEDQTDETANLKQETKSLTSPESVTLDPGPEEEKAPETDNGNGEPVENQEDGNPEENPVMNFFKTLVTTKVTKKETVTPDATKVQSQKENQPAATTTVAQVSEPPAAPKGMSIPPPPPPEPPKMEIKGEPAAKPVKPTPKEEPKAAAKEPESSKGKSAKDTLSKFFRSKQTIKDAAPEPAVEVEVQPVVEVQETPVEEPKPVVVEVKMVEDVPQPVVEDEKVDPSKASTLEAAAKPEPPPPVQEEKKTASKSAFFSLFKPKAADPKKATPAPAAAAAETVKAKEEPKAAAKSSEAVVDNKPASVAAQAGDDAANMPKKLEKRNSIQLFFKILGQKRNSTDAGVQTEPAVAAPAAEKAK from the exons ATGGGAAACGAGAACTCCAAGAACAAAGAGCTGAACAAG aATACGAAAAGTTGTAAGAAGCATGGAAATGGCCTCTCTGCAAACGTCACATCTAATGGATTGGAGGTTACTG gtaaCGGTGACACCATAGTCCAGCAAAATGGCGAGCCCCTCTCTTTAAACCATGCCCTAGAATCGACTGAGTATGTGATCGTCGAATCAGACTGCAAACCTGCTGACGCTCCAGTTATTTCTGAAAGCCATGAACCCATCAACCCGAAGGAAGAGGTCACGGAGAGTAATGAAGATCAAACAGAC GAGACAGCTAACCTAAAGCAAGAAACCAAATCATTAACGTCGCCAGAGAGTGTGACTCTAGACCCGGGTCCAGAGGAAGAAAAAGCTCCTGAAACTGACAACGGTAACGGTGAACCTGTGGAAAACCAAGAGGACGGTAACCCAGAAGAGAATCCAGTTATGAACTTCTTCAAAACACTA GTGACTACCAAAGTAACCAAAAAGGAAACAGTTACTCCTGATGCCACAAAAGTCCAG TCCCAGAAGGAGAACCAACCAGCGGCAACCACTACT GTTGCACAAGTATCTGAGCCGCCTGCAGCACCCAAAGGAATGTCTATCCCGCCACCGCCTCCTCCAGAGCCACCAAAAATGGAAATCAAGGGAGAACCAGCTGCCAAACCTGTCAAACCCACGCCAAAAGAAGAACCAAAAGCTGCCGCAAAGGAACCAGAGTCCTCAAAAGGAAAATCAGCCAAAGATACTCTGAGCAAGTTCTTCCGttcaaag CAGACAATCAAGGATGCAGCACCAGAGCCAGCAGTAGAAGTAGAGGTACAACCAGTTGTAGAAGTACAG GAGACACCAGTGGAAGAGCCAAAGCCAGTTGTTGTAGAAGTCAAG ATGGTGGAAGATGTACCACAGCCAGTGGTAGAAGATGAG AAGGTGGATCCCTCAAAAGCCAGCACTCTGGAGGCCGCTGCGAAGCCAGAACCGCCACCGCCTGttcaggaagaaaagaaaacagcctCAAAATCAgccttcttttctctcttcaaGCCTAAA GCGGCCGATCCCAAGAAGGCGACCCCTGCTCcggccgcagcagcagcagagacagtTAAAGCCAAGGAGGAACCCAAAGCAGCAGCCAAGTCATCAGAGGCGGTTGTAGATAACAAACCGGCTTCAGTGGCCGCCCAAGCTGGAGACGATGCAGCCAATATGCCCAAGAAACTGGAGAAGAGGAACTCCATCCAGCTGTTCTTTAAAATTCTG GGTCAGAAACGTAACTCGACAGATGCCGGGGTCCAGACAGAGCCAGCCGTTGCTGCTCCAGCAGCTGAGAAGGCcaaatga
- the znf217 gene encoding zinc finger protein 217 gives MPTHSLSPFVESPDGLAQDILIGNNASVPGPGSSMTPHATYTEKAVLQSGGSGLLSCMFCDQTFIHQDELGPHVLTQHPTTFFEPAVLRVEAEFRIPGERPRPKQSSVPIAKEEVPSCIVCGQVSQDASELEAHMRKHKDYFTFCCNVCGRRFREPWFLKNHMKKHAKTGAKSRAQQELEVTVNGVVQDPASEPVVTVYKMCMVCGFFFPDHDSLAEHSKVHNREVEPSKHKDEEKMDITTESHAKQETFLHGLNLVPRSSGSSLQQERSSKWIPQLDPFNTYQSWQLATKGKIAVGLNNIKDIGQEASTDNSECGSDKEELSNIWFEGQGDKATKEVLGKEVRPQQQQAVVPTAAPRRRSLMQKNKDKERPTTCEDCQRTFRTYHQLVLHSRVHKRERVGEESPTSSVEGKLSTAGSLENAEEGCEEGLEEAALTENLGLGEDGLDRSKTRSKACTYCGKSFRSSYYLTVHLRTHTGEKPFKCAYCDYAAAQKTSLKYHLERRHKDKPFVDIPSRPVPLVPSPNDRKLGNDNENPAPNRSNIWAPGARSCTNGTPEDRFDSRASSGKPLIQMNAEYEKLIARSAYSPTDDVVVKCPVPVNLKMEREEIKDENSEGPLNLSLKVSLSISASAEPRNALIPIACSFCAYKTMYPEVLIMHKKLTHKDKLDSTKKNGFGSLKEKRFTGCPPALDGKDVPPLPMIDRRHPRRTKSPPPQPAKSQEKTAIKPPPAPKRSPIHAPVHDAAQETQRYTYNPDTHPSQEPSRYTELMRRKPNMGSKYAVDRPGPPDRVGIGERSYPARSGVIWHSDAARLCLSSRFGSLPQMDFGEPSSKRLKYTLPTGREADGGEKSGFRGPAGNVSNRLLISGRNVKGTSQMSGQPAVSEALGSLKATSTAMGGGLDSEWSMMNLLRSCTPSDLASLYHSAPANPSHGGLANPRAGGRTVLYQHLPTLPSLQRRDLSGPFPNQRYGTTDKST, from the exons ATGCCGACTCACTCGTTGTCACCGTTTGTGGAGAGCCCAGATGGACTTGCCCAAGATATCCTTATTGGCAACAATGCAAGTGTCCCAGGACCCGGCTCTAGCATGACACCACACGCCACCTACACGGAAAAGGCTGTGTTGCAATCTGGAGGAAGTGGGCTGCTGTCTTGCATGTTCTGTGATCAGACTTTTATTCATCAGGATGAGCTAGGACCCCACGTATTAACACAGCACCCCACCACTTTCTTTGAACCGGCCGTGCTTCGTGTCGAAGCAGAATTCAGGATCCCAGGAGAGAGACCCCGGCCCAAACAGAGCAGCGTCCCTATTGCAAAAGAGGAGGTTCCCAGCTGCATTGTGTGTGGTCAGGTGTCGCAAGATGCCAGTGAGCTGGAGGCCCACATGAGGAAGCACAAGGACTACTTCACTTTCTGCTGTAACGTCTGCGGACGGCGGTTCAGAGAGCCGTGGTTCCTCAAGAACCACATGAAGAAGCACGCAAAAACAGGAGCTAAGAGCAGGGCCCAGCAAGAACTGGAGGTCACGGTCAACGGCGTTGTCCAAGACCCTGCTTCAGAGCCCGTCGTTACTGTTTACAAAATGTGCATggtttgtgggtttttcttccCCGACCATGACAGTTTGGCCGAACATAGTAAAGTACATAATCGCGAGGTGGAGCCAAGCAAACATAAAGACGAGGAGAAAATGGACATCACCACTGAATCCCACGCCAAGCAGGAAACATTTCTTCACGGTCTAAACCTTGTGCCTCGCTCTTCAGGAAGTAGTTTGCAACAGGAGAGATCATCAAAATGGATTCCCCAGCTGGATCCCTTCAACACATATCAGTCCTGGCAACTCGCTACAAAGGGCAAGATAGCAGTCGGTCTGAATAATATTAAAGATATTGGCCAGGAAGCCAGCACAGACAATTCGGAATGCGGCTCTGATAAGGAGGAGTTGAGTAATATTTGGTTTGAGGGACAAGGAGACAAGGCTACGAAAGAGGTCCTTGGGAAGGAGGTCcggcctcagcagcagcaggctgtagTACCGACTGCAGCGCCGCGGCGGAGGTCTctgatgcaaaaaaataaggACAAAGAGAGACCGACCACTTGTGAGGACTGTCAGAGGACCTTCAGGACCTACCACCAGTTAGTGCTCCACTCCAGGGTCCACAAGCGTGAGAGAGTTGGCGAAGAGAGTCCAACTTCCTCTGTCGAAGGGAAGTTGTCAACAGCAGGTTCGCTTGAGAATGCAGAGGAAGGCTGTGAGGAGGGATTGGAGGAGGCAGCACTGACAGAGAACCTGGGTCTAG GTGAAGATGGTCTTGATCGATCAAAAACCAGATCGAAAGCATGCACCTACTGTGGCAAATCATTCCGATCAAGCTATTACCTCACAGTTCATCTGAGGACTCACACAG gtGAAAAGCCGTTCAAGTGTGCTTACTGTGACTACGCTGCGGCCCAGAAGACTTCACTGAAGTATCACCTGGAACGGCGTCACAAGGACAAACCCTTCGTGGACATTCCCAGCAGACCCGTGCCTTTAGTGCCCTCTCCTAACGACAGAAAACTTGGAAATGACAATGAAAACCCTGCTCCGAACAGATCCAACATCTGGGCTCCTGGAGCCAGATCGTGCACCAACGGAACACCAGAGGACAGATTTGACAGCAGAGCTAGTAGCGGCAAACCACTCATCCAGATGAATGCTGAGTATGAGAAATTAATTGCTAGGTCCGCTTACTCCCCGACTGATGATGTGGTCGTAAAGTGCCCCGTACCTGTTAACCTGAAGATGGAAAGGGAGGAGATAAAAGACGAGAACTCCGAGGGCCCATTAAATCTGTCCTTAAAAgtgtctctctccatctccgcCAGTGCAGAACCCAGAAACGCATTAATTCCAATCGCCTGTTCGTTTTGTGCATATAAAACCATGTACCCAGAGGTTCTGATAATGCACAAAAAGCTCACTCATAAAGACAAGTTGGACAGCACAAAAAAGAACGGATTCGGCAGTTTGAAAGAAAAACGTTTCACGGGTTGCCCCCCTGCGCTCGACGGGAAAGACGTCCCCCCGCTTCCTATGATTGACCGGCGCCACCCTCGTCGAACCAAGTCCCCACCCCCACAACCTGCAAAATCACAAGAGAAGACCGCTATTAAACCACCTCCTGCTCCGAAGCGGTCCCCCATCCACGCACCCGTACACGATGCTGCCCAGGAGACCCAGCGCTACACATATAACCCTGACACACATCCCAGTCAGGAACCTTCCAGGTACACGGAGCTCATGAGGAGGAAACCCAACATGGGCAGCAAGTACGCCGTGGACCGCCCAGGCCCTCCGGACAGAGTGGGGATCGGCGAGAGGAGTTACCCAGCGAGAAGCGGTGTCATTTGGCACTCGGACGCCGCCAGGCTGTGCCTGTCCAGCCGATTCGGGAGCCTCCCCCAGATGGATTTTGGCGAACCTTCCAGCAAGAGATTAAAGTACACGTTACCTACAGGCAGGGAGGCTGACGGCGGCGAGAAGTCTGGCTTTAGAGGACCAGCAGGGAATGTGTCCAACAGACTGCTCATCTCAGGGAGAAACGTGAAAGGCACATCACAAATGTCGGGTCAACCCGCAGTTTCTGAGGCCTTGGGTTCTTTGAAGGCTACGTCTACAGCTATGGGAGGAGGCTTGGACTCCGAGTGGAGCATGATGAACCTCCTGCGCTCATGCACACCCAGCGACCTGGCGTCTCTCTATCACAGCGCACCAGCCAACCCCAGTCATGGAGGACTAGCCAACCCGAGAGCAG GGGGCAGAACTGTGCTGTACCAACACTTGCCCACTCTGCCCAGCCTTCAGAGGAGAGACCTCTCAGGCCCTTTCCCTAATCAACGCTATGGGACCACTGACAAAAGTACCTAA